From the Methanomicrobiales archaeon genome, one window contains:
- the dapB gene encoding 4-hydroxy-tetrahydrodipicolinate reductase: MIRVAVSGALGRMGTTVGRLVKEAQDLELVGGIDLAEGSFFDAPVYPAREIDAALAATRPDVLVDFTVAAAAVSNVQAASRHGVALVVGTTGFTPEQREAIRTAVAGTVPAVVSSNFSVGVNIFLHLVREAAKRLEGYDVEVIEAHHRYKKDAPSGTAKMILDALQGELGSREKTYGREGVMVRGQEIGVHVIRGGDIVGDHSVLFAGNFECIDLTHRAYDRAVFASGALRAVRWVAGREPGLYGMSDVLSLS, from the coding sequence ATGATTAGGGTCGCTGTCAGCGGGGCTCTCGGGCGCATGGGAACCACGGTGGGGCGTCTGGTGAAGGAGGCTCAAGACCTGGAGCTCGTAGGCGGCATCGATCTCGCCGAGGGCAGCTTCTTCGACGCTCCGGTATACCCGGCACGGGAGATCGATGCGGCCCTGGCTGCCACGCGGCCCGACGTGCTGGTGGACTTCACCGTCGCCGCTGCCGCCGTCAGCAACGTCCAGGCAGCAAGCCGTCACGGCGTCGCTTTGGTGGTCGGGACGACCGGGTTCACACCCGAGCAGAGAGAGGCGATCCGCACCGCCGTCGCCGGCACCGTTCCGGCGGTCGTATCGAGCAACTTCTCCGTGGGCGTGAACATCTTCCTGCACCTGGTGCGGGAGGCGGCAAAACGGCTGGAGGGTTACGATGTCGAGGTGATCGAGGCCCACCACCGCTACAAGAAGGACGCCCCCAGCGGAACGGCGAAGATGATCCTCGACGCACTCCAGGGTGAGCTCGGCTCCCGCGAGAAGACGTACGGCAGGGAGGGGGTGATGGTGAGGGGCCAGGAGATCGGCGTGCACGTAATCCGCGGAGGAGACATCGTCGGCGATCACTCCGTGCTCTTCGCCGGCAACTTCGAGTGCATCGACCTCACCCATCGGGCCTACGACCGTGCGGTCTTTGCCAGCGGGGCTCTCCGTGCCGTTCGATGGGTGGCCGGGAGGGAGCCGGGCCTCTATGGCATGTCGGATGTCCTCAGTCTCTCCTAG
- the dapA gene encoding 4-hydroxy-tetrahydrodipicolinate synthase, with amino-acid sequence MFAGVFPAIITPFHKDYSLDGDGLRSNIRWLLEAGVHGIVPCGSTGESATLSFREHEEVIAIAVDEVNGRVPVLAGTGSNNTTEALELTRAAADLGADGVLVISPYYNKPNRSGLVKHYTALADLDIPVVIYNVPGRTGQNLEWDLIKDLAQHPNIVGIKEASGNLGQMSRIIEETRSLDFSLISGDDNLTLPILALGGSGVISVAANVEPGRMVQMYEAFREGSLERAKALHYELSPLFRSLFIDTNPIPIKTAVNLRGMAAGPVRLPLDDLDEKKTAQLREVLARYD; translated from the coding sequence ATGTTTGCGGGAGTTTTTCCGGCAATAATCACTCCTTTTCACAAGGACTACAGCCTGGATGGGGACGGGCTTCGATCCAACATCCGCTGGCTTCTGGAGGCGGGAGTTCATGGTATCGTCCCCTGCGGATCCACGGGAGAGTCCGCGACGCTCTCGTTTCGCGAGCACGAGGAGGTCATTGCGATCGCAGTCGACGAGGTGAACGGGCGCGTCCCCGTCCTCGCCGGCACAGGCTCCAACAACACCACCGAAGCGCTCGAGCTGACGCGGGCGGCCGCAGACCTGGGAGCGGATGGGGTCCTGGTCATCAGTCCCTACTACAACAAGCCGAACCGTTCCGGACTGGTCAAGCACTACACGGCGCTCGCCGATCTCGACATTCCCGTCGTGATCTACAACGTTCCGGGGAGGACCGGCCAGAATCTGGAGTGGGATCTCATAAAGGATCTGGCGCAGCATCCCAATATCGTCGGCATCAAGGAGGCGAGCGGGAACCTCGGGCAGATGTCGCGCATCATAGAAGAGACGCGGAGCTTGGACTTCAGCCTGATCTCCGGAGACGACAACCTCACATTGCCGATTCTCGCCCTCGGCGGCAGCGGAGTGATCTCGGTTGCCGCAAACGTGGAGCCGGGGCGCATGGTGCAGATGTACGAGGCGTTCAGGGAAGGCAGTCTGGAGCGTGCGAAGGCGCTGCACTACGAGCTCTCCCCTCTCTTCCGCTCTCTATTCATCGACACCAATCCGATCCCGATCAAAACAGCAGTCAATCTGCGGGGAATGGCGGCAGGACCGGTGCGTCTGCCCCTGGACGATCTCGATGAGAAGAAGACAGCGCAGCTGAGAGAGGTGCTCGCCCGCTATGATTAG
- a CDS encoding 30S ribosomal protein S17e: MGTKPTYIKSVSEELLSRYGERFSDNFDENKHLVTELTTIESKQVRNRVAGSITHRINLKRKHK, encoded by the coding sequence ATGGGAACAAAACCGACATATATCAAATCTGTGAGCGAGGAACTCCTCTCCCGATACGGTGAGAGATTCTCCGATAACTTTGACGAGAACAAACACCTGGTCACCGAACTGACCACCATTGAGAGCAAGCAGGTGCGGAACCGGGTCGCGGGTTCGATCACGCACAGAATCAATTTAAAGCGGAAACATAAATAG